One genomic window of Vibrio natriegens NBRC 15636 = ATCC 14048 = DSM 759 includes the following:
- the ahpC gene encoding alkyl hydroperoxide reductase subunit C gives MINTKIKPFTATAFKEGEFVQVTEQDVLGKWAVFFFYPADFTFVCPTELGDLADHYAELQSRGVEVYSVSTDTHFTHKAWHDSSETIGKINYYMLGDQTGNITNNFGVMREGQGLADRATFLIDPEGTIQAMEITAEGIGRDAEDLLRKVKAAQYVAAHPGEVCPAKWKEGEETLAPSLDLVGKI, from the coding sequence ATGATCAATACTAAAATCAAACCATTTACAGCTACAGCGTTTAAAGAAGGCGAATTCGTACAAGTAACAGAACAAGATGTTCTAGGTAAGTGGGCGGTATTCTTCTTCTACCCAGCTGACTTTACGTTCGTTTGTCCGACCGAGCTAGGTGACTTAGCAGACCACTACGCAGAGCTACAAAGCCGTGGCGTTGAAGTTTACTCAGTATCAACTGACACTCACTTCACTCACAAAGCATGGCACGACAGCTCTGAGACTATCGGCAAAATCAACTACTACATGCTTGGCGACCAAACTGGCAACATCACAAACAACTTCGGCGTGATGCGTGAAGGTCAAGGTCTTGCAGACCGTGCAACGTTCCTAATCGACCCAGAAGGTACTATCCAGGCAATGGAAATCACTGCAGAAGGCATCGGCCGTGACGCAGAAGACCTACTACGCAAAGTGAAAGCGGCTCAGTACGTAGCTGCACACCCAGGCGAAGTTTGCCCAGCTAAATGGAAAGAAGGCGAAGAAACGCTAGCACCTTCTCTAGACCTAGTAGGCAAAATCTAA
- a CDS encoding MarR family winged helix-turn-helix transcriptional regulator produces the protein MSQCYTENPLNDDEKILLENQVCFPLYSAANAVIRAYRPLLDELELTYSQYLVMMVLWEKDGASVKELGSRLHLDSGTLTPLLKRLEAKGFVTRARSESDERVRVLNLTSEGKQLKTRAKSVPNAIACKITLELDELITLKNLCNKLLDTLA, from the coding sequence ATGAGTCAGTGCTACACAGAAAACCCGTTGAACGACGATGAGAAAATTTTGCTGGAAAATCAAGTGTGTTTCCCGCTCTATAGTGCAGCTAACGCCGTCATTCGCGCTTATCGTCCTCTACTGGATGAACTGGAACTTACCTACTCTCAGTATCTGGTCATGATGGTTCTTTGGGAAAAAGACGGCGCAAGTGTCAAAGAATTAGGCTCACGTCTTCACTTGGACTCAGGCACACTGACGCCTCTGTTGAAACGACTAGAAGCAAAAGGGTTCGTTACTAGGGCGAGAAGCGAAAGCGATGAGCGTGTGAGAGTTTTGAACCTGACCAGCGAAGGAAAACAGTTAAAAACACGCGCTAAATCCGTTCCTAATGCCATAGCCTGCAAAATAACATTAGAACTGGATGAACTGATTACTTTAAAGAATTTGTGCAACAAGCTGTTGGATACACTTGCGTAA